A window of Synechococcus sp. WH 8109 genomic DNA:
GCGTGGTCCTCAACGACGAGACGATTGAACTGCTCTGCAAGCAGGCCGTTGTGCAGGCTGAAGCGGGCGCTGATCTGATCGGTCCCAGCGACATGATGGATGGCCGGGTCGGTGCCATCCGGGAAGCCCTCGACGACGAAGGCTTTGAACATGTGGGCATCATCAGTTACACGGCGAAGTACTCCTCCGCGTACTACGGCCCCTTCCGTGAGGCCCTCGATTCCGCTCCGCGTGCCGCCGGCAGCAAGCCGATCCCCAAAAACAAAGACACGTATCAGATGGATCCCGCCAATGCTCGGGAAGCCATCACAGAAGCACAGCTCGACGAGCAGGAGGGTGCCGACATCATGATGGTTAAGCCTGGTTTGGCTTATCTCGACATCATCCACCGTCTGCGCGAGGAGTCGGAACTCCCCATCGCTGCCTACAACGTTAGTGGTGAGTATTCGATGGTGAAGGCCGCGGCGGAGCGGGGCTGGATCGATGAAAAAGCCGTTGTGCTGGAGACGTTGCTGAGCTTCAAGCGCGCCGGTGCTGATCTGATCCTCACCTACCACGCCTGCGATGCAGCGGCTTGGTTGAAGGAGGCTTGATCCGATGGCAGCAGCCGATCAACCCAAGGGTGTGGATCGTCTCGGTCACGTTGCGATCCGTGTTGAGAACGTCGATCGGGCTGTTGCCTTCTACACCGATCTGGGCATGCGTCTGGTCTGGCGTGCCAACGACTGGTGCTATCTGGAAGCCGGGGAAGGTCGCGATGGACTCGCCCTGTTAGGCCCGGATTACAAAGCTGCTGGCCCACATTTCGCCTTCCATTTCCGCGATCGTGCGGAGGTGGATGTGATTCACGATCGTCTCAAAGCGCAGGGTGTGCACGTTGGTGCCGTCCATGACCACCGCGACGGCACGGCGTCTTTTTATCTGAAAGACCCGGAAGGCAACTGGCTCGAAATGCTTTATGAACCCCCCGGTGGCATCCCCTCCAACTGCAACTGACTTGAGTCAAGGGGTGGACCGGGCTCAGCAGGAAACCCTTGAACTGCTGGAGTGGCATCGGGTCTGTGACCATCTCAGTGGCTTTGCCAGCACCGGCATGGGTCGTGATGCGGCTCGGGTTCAACCGCTGCCCGCCAGCCTGGAGGAGTCGAAACAGCGCCTGGCCGAGACGGTTGAAATGGCGGTGCTCGATGACCTCACTGAGGGGGGGCTCAGCTTCCGCGGTGTGCAGAATCTCGAGCCCGTTGTGCTGCGCTGCAGCAAGGGAGGCGTGGCCTCCGGTGAAGAGCTGCTGGCCGTGGCGGAAACGTTGGCAGCGGCCCGTCGCCTGCGCCGTCAGACCGACGACCCCGAGCTGCGCCCGGTGTGCACCGCGTTGATCGAAACGATGGTGACGCTGCCGGAGTTGGAGCAGCGGCTCAAATTTGCGCTCGAAGAGGGCGGCCGCGTTGCTGATCGCGCCAGCTCGGCGTTGTCGGCGTTGCGGCATCAATGGAACGGTCTGCGCCAGGAACGTCGCGACAAACTTCAGGAGCTGCTGCGGCGTCTGGCCCCATCCCTGCAGGACAGTGTCATCGCCGAGCGTCATGGCCGTCCGGTTTTGGCTGTGAAGGCCGGTGCGGTGAGCCAGGTGCCGGGGCAGGTTCACGACAGTTCGGCCTCAGGCAGCACCCTCTTTGTCGAACCCCGGTCGGTGCTCACCATGGGCAACAAGCTGGTGGAGCTGGAGTCCCGCATCAGGGATGAGGAACGCAAGGTGTTGGCGGAGCTGAGTGCTCTGGTGGCTGAAGAGGCGTCCGTCCTCAACCAGGTGGTAGCCGTGCTGCGCGCGCTTGATCTTGCACTGGCCCGTGGGCGTTATGGCCGCTGGCTTGGTGGCGTTGAGCCTCAGCTTGAGGCGGCATCGGAGGCTCCGTTTCGCTTTTCAGGTCTGCGGCACCCACTGTTGGTGTGGCAGCACAAACGGGCGGACGGGCCGCCCGTGGTTCCCATCTCGCTGGAGGTGTCGCCGGAGCTGCGGGTGGTGGCGATCACCGGGCCGAACACCGGTGGCAAAACGGTCACCCTGAAAAGCATTGGCCTCGCTGCACTTATGGCACGCGCCGGCATGCTTTTGCCCTGTTCGGGGCAACCCTCCCTGCCCTGGTGTGCCCAGGTGCTGGCGGACATCGGAGATGAGCAATCCCTTCAGCAGAGCTTGTCCACCTTCAGTGGCCATGTGAAGCGCATCGGGCGCATTCTTGAGGCGCTGCACCGCGGTGGTTCTCCTGCCCTGGTACTGCTGGATGAGGTGGGTGCTGGAACGGATCCCAGCGAGGGAACGGCCCTGGCCACGGCTCTGCTCAAGGCTCTTGCGGATCGGGCTCGGCTCACGATTGCCACCACCCACTTCGGTGAACTCAAGGCCCTCAAATATGACGATGCTCGTTTTGAGAATGCCTCTGTTGCCTTCAATCCTGAGACCTTGTCCCCCACCTATGAATTGCTGTGGGGAATTCCGGGACGCAGCAATGCACTGGCGATCGCGACGCGCCTGGGGCTCGATTCGGATGTGCTTCACCAGGCCCAGCAGCTTCTGGCTCCAGGCGGTGATGGTGAGGTGAACAGTGTGATCCGTGGCTTGGAGGAGCAACGGCAGCGCCAGCAGGCCGCGGCAGAAGACGCTGCAGCACTCCTGGCCCGCACGGAGCTGCTGCACGAGGAGTTGCTGCAGCGCTGGCAGAAGCAAAAGCAGCAGACCGCGCAACGCCAGGAGCAGGGCCGTCAACGCTTGGAGCAGTCGATCCGTCAGGGCCAGAAGGAGGTTCGCACCCTGATTCGCCGGCTGCGTGATGAGCGCGCGGATGGCGAAACCGCGCGAAAGGCCGGGCAACGGTTACGCAGCTTGGAAGACCATCACCGCCCAACCCCTGAACGGCGTGCACCCAAGCCGGGCTGGCGTCCGTCTGTGGGGGATCGCGTGCGCTTGCTCGCCCTCGGCAAGGCCGCAGATGTGTTGGCCATCACCGATGACGGCCTTCAGCTGACGGTTCGTTGTGGGGTGATGCGCACCACGGTGGATCTGGCGGCGGTGGAAAGCCTGGATGGGCGTAAGCCGGAGCCGCCTCCAAAGCCAGTGGTGAAGGTGCAAGCCCGTTCAGTCGGTGGCGGCGGTGCACAGGTGCGCACCAGTCGCAACACCCTTGATGTGCGTGGCATGCGGGTGCATGAGGCTGAAGCGGCGGTTGAGGAATGCTTGCGCTGTGCCGATGGTCCGGTTTGGGTGATCCATGGCATCGGCACGGGCAAGCTCAAGCGCGGCCTGCGCGCCTGGCTGGACACTGTGCCCTACGTGGAACGGGTGACGGATGCCGAGCAGGGGGATGGCGGACCGGGCTGCAGCGTTGTTTGGGTGCGCTGAGCTGGTTCAGCCGTTTCAGTGGCTAACGGATCGCTTCACCATCCGCATCGAACAACCGCCAGCCTGTGGGGTCAGGGTCGAGGTGGATGGCATCGCCGGCAGTGATGTTGATCTCCGTTGAACCTCTGACCTGGATCAGTTGATCACCATCCAGGAGCCGACAGGTGAGGATCTGCTCATTGCCCAGACGCTCGCAATGGCTCACCTCGGCTTGGAGGTTCCGGTTCGTTGCCGGTGCCAGATGCCAGTGTTCAGGCCTCAATCCTGCGGTGAGGTTTTGGCCTTCTCGTTGAAGTAAAGGCGCGACCATTGCGCCTTCAACCTGAATGCGCTTGTTCCCCAGAATCAGAGTTGCGTTGGGTCCCACCGTGACGGGCAACAGGCTCATCGCTGGGCTGCCAATGAACTGGGCCACGAAGATGTTGGAGGGCCATCTGTACAACTCCATGGGGGTCCCGAGTTGCTGCAGGCGCCCTTGGTTCAACACAGCGATGCGGTTCCCCATGGTCATCGCTTCCACCTGGTCGTGGGTCACATAAACCGTCGTTGTTCCCAGTTCACGCTGCAGCTCGACGATTCTTTGGCGCGTGCTCGTTCTGAGTTTGGCGTCGAGATTGCTCAGCGGTTCATCCATCAAAAACACCTCAGGATTGCGCGCCATGGCGCGTCCGAGGGCGACCCGTTGTTTCTGTCCGCCGGACAGTTCCTTCGGCCTTCGATCCAGCAATTCTGTGAGTTCAAGAGATCTGGCAATGGTGTTCACCCGGGCTTCGATTCGGTCTTCTCTGACCGACCGCACCCTCAGTGGTTTGGGTAAGGCGCGCGTGGCTTGAAAGGCTTGATCTTGGATGCGCTGGACTATTGATTTCGCCTGGCTTCTGCGCAGTCCAAAACTGAGGTTGTCCCGCACGCTGAGATGCGGGTAGAGCGCATAGCTCTGGAACACCATGGCGACGTTGCGGCGCGCTGGCGGCACATCGCTGATGGGCCGGGAACCGATTTTGATTTCGCCGCTGGTGGGGCTGTCGAGACCAGCGAGCAGTCGCAGCAAGGTGCTTTTCCCGCACCCCGAGGGACCGACTAGCACCAAAAACTCGCCATCGTTGATCGTCAGATCCAACTGACGAATCACCTCAACGGGATCACTGCCGCCGCGTCCTGGGAAGGTCTTGCTGAGGTCTTCGAAACGGACGCCGGCCAACGACAGAGCTGCAGCGGCTGAATCTTAGGGTTATGGATTGGATTGAGCCGGCAGCACCGTGCAGTTCATCGATCAGGCACGGATCACGGTCCGAGGCGGGCGCGGCGGTGATGGCATCGCTGCATTTCGCCGTGAAAAGTATGTGCCCGCTGGAGGCCCCTCCGGAGGTGACGGCGGGTGTGGGGCTCCAGTGGTTCTCGAGGCCGACAGCAACCTGCAAACCCTGCTCGATTTCAAATACAAACGCCTGTTCGCTGCTGACGATGGGCGACGCGGTGGTCCGAACAAATGCACCGGCGCATCAGGGAAAGACCTGGTGATCAAGGTGCCTTGCGGCACGGAGGTGCGCCATCTGCGCACCGGCATTCTTCTCGGCGACCTCACCACCCCGGGTGATCGTCTCACTGTTGCCTTCGGTGGGCGAGGTGGTTTGGGCAATGCCCATTACCTGAGCAATCGCAACCGCGCTCCGGAGAAATTCACCGAGGGCCGTGAGGGTGAGGAATGGCCCCTCCAGCTGGAACTCAAGTTGCTGGCTGAGGTGGGCATCATTGGTCTTCCCAATGCCGGCAAAAGCACCTTGATCGCCGTGCTGTCGGCAGCACGACCCAAGATTGCCGATTACCCCTTCACCACTTTGGTTCCCAACCTTGGTGTGGTGCGCCGCCCCAGTGGAGATGGAACCGTGTTCGCGGATATTCCAGGCTTGATTGAGGGGGCCGCCCAGGGCGCTGGTCTTGGCCACGACTTTCTGCGTCACATCGAACGCACCCGTCTGCTGATCCACCTCGTGGACGCAGGATCCGAGGATCCCGTGGCTGACCTGAACGTCGTCCAGCAGGAGCTGGAGGCCTATGGCCATGGTCTGGTTGATCGGCCACGTCTGTTGGTGATCAACAAGCAGGAGTTGGTGACAGAAGAGGATCTCCCGACGTTGCGGCAAGACCTCGAAGCGGCGAGTGGTCGTCCTGTGCTGTGCATTTCAGCCGCCATGGGAACCAACCTCGATCAGCTGTTGGCCGAAACCTGGGCCGAGCTCGGGGTGTGAGTTGATGCTCAAGACAATCTTCATGTGATCAGCCACACCAATGCTTGTGGCCTGAACACGGGAGAGCCATAACGGGAATGTCTCTCCCATGACATGACCTTTTACACCTGTCTGGACAAGAAAGGCGACGTGATTGCCCGGTGCCAAACGAAAGAAGATGTTGCTGTGCTTCAACGCATGGGACGCCCGATCGCTGAAGTGAAGGCGATGCGTAAAGAGGAGGCTGTCGTCTGCAGCCTGACCGGCAGCCCCTCTGACTACAACGAGGACTACTGAGCCCTCGTTGGATCTCCGTCGCAGGTTGACTCAGTCGTCATAGACGCGGCACTCGTCTGCATCGGGATTGGCCTCGCAATGCAGCTCGAGCGAGGTGGGGTCGTGGCTGTCGTCGGGGTGGTGCTCCTTGTATTCCTCCAGCGACTTCAGCTCATCGGTGAGGTGACGAACCTTGGCCTCGTCACCAGCTGCCTTGGCAGCTTCGATTTCCGATTGATCCTTCTGGATGTGTTCGTCGATGGACTTCATGAATTCAGACCGTGGCCTGGGTGCACATTACGGCGATTCATCGGTTTTGGAGGGGTGGAATCCCACCCCATGACCATCCGACAACGTTGATCTGAAGTGGTGGTAGCCCTGGCTACAACAACGGCTCAAGATCGTTGATCAGGGCGCCAATTCGCTGAGTTCCAGCCAGCGTTCTTCCGCCTGTTCAATGCGGGTGATGAGCTCAGCCAGATCGAGACTCAGCTTGGCCATGTCAGCGCCTTCCTGGGTCATCTGCTGTTCCAGCTCCTCTTTCTTCAGCTCCAGTTCAGGCAGCTGTTGATCAAGCGCCGCAAGCTCCTCGTTTTCCTTGAAGTTGCGACGCCGCAGACCATCGCGCTTGGTCTGGCCGCTGCGCTCTGGTTTTGGTATGGAGGGTTTGCTCGCCTGGCTTTGGCTGCGTTCCTCCTGGCGTTGCTGCTCCAGAAACGCGCTGTAGTTCCCTTCAAACCGATTGAGCCGTCCTTGGTCGAAACAGAACAGACGATCAACCGTGCGATCCAGGAAGTAACGGTCGTGGGAAACAACGATCACGCAACCTCGGAAGTCCTCAAGAAAATCCTCCAGAACGCTGAGGGTCTGAACATCTAGATCGTTGGTGGGTTCGTCCAACAGCAACACGTTGGGCGCCTGGATCAGCATTCGGCAGAGGGTGAGGCGGCGCCGCTCGCCTCCCGAGAGCTTGGCCAAGGGGCTGTGCTGCTGGGCCGGTGGAAACAAAAAGCGTTCCAGAAGCTGGGATGCGGTGACTTGCTGACCCCCCAGATCGATCCGGCTGGCGGCTTCTTCCACGAACTCGATCACTTTGCGATCGAGACCCTTGCCTTCGTTGAAGGCTTCGGTGTGCTGGTCCAGATAACCGATGTGAACGGTCTCCCCAAGCAGCAGCCTGCCTTGGGTTGGCTCGCGCCGTCCGGCGATGAGATCGAGCAGGGTGGATTTGCCGCTGCCGTTGGGGCCGATGATGCCGATTCGGTCTTCAGGGCTGAAGCTGTAGCTGAAGCCATCGAGGAGTGGGCGACCGCCCGCGCTGCCATCGGCTGTGACCCCAACGGCTTCCGCTTCAATCACCTGTTTGCCGATGCGCCGGCTGATGCCGCTCATCTCCAGCTTTGCTTTGGCCTGATTGGGTTTCTGCTCGCGCATCGCTTCGATGCGTTGCAGTCGAGCCTTCTGTTTGGTACTGCGCGCCTTGGGGCCCTGGCGTAGCCAGGCCA
This region includes:
- the hemB gene encoding porphobilinogen synthase, which codes for MELTYRPRRLRRTPALRAMVREHSLSAADFIYPLFVHEGAEVEPIAAMPGASRWSLSALTGEVQRAYDLGVRCIVLFPKVSEGLKTEDGAECFNANGLIPRAIRQIKEAIPEMAIMTDVALDPYSCDGHDGIVSQDGVVLNDETIELLCKQAVVQAEAGADLIGPSDMMDGRVGAIREALDDEGFEHVGIISYTAKYSSAYYGPFREALDSAPRAAGSKPIPKNKDTYQMDPANAREAITEAQLDEQEGADIMMVKPGLAYLDIIHRLREESELPIAAYNVSGEYSMVKAAAERGWIDEKAVVLETLLSFKRAGADLILTYHACDAAAWLKEA
- a CDS encoding VOC family protein translates to MAAADQPKGVDRLGHVAIRVENVDRAVAFYTDLGMRLVWRANDWCYLEAGEGRDGLALLGPDYKAAGPHFAFHFRDRAEVDVIHDRLKAQGVHVGAVHDHRDGTASFYLKDPEGNWLEMLYEPPGGIPSNCN
- a CDS encoding CP12 domain-containing protein, whose protein sequence is MKSIDEHIQKDQSEIEAAKAAGDEAKVRHLTDELKSLEEYKEHHPDDSHDPTSLELHCEANPDADECRVYDD
- the cgtA gene encoding Obg family GTPase CgtA is translated as MQFIDQARITVRGGRGGDGIAAFRREKYVPAGGPSGGDGGCGAPVVLEADSNLQTLLDFKYKRLFAADDGRRGGPNKCTGASGKDLVIKVPCGTEVRHLRTGILLGDLTTPGDRLTVAFGGRGGLGNAHYLSNRNRAPEKFTEGREGEEWPLQLELKLLAEVGIIGLPNAGKSTLIAVLSAARPKIADYPFTTLVPNLGVVRRPSGDGTVFADIPGLIEGAAQGAGLGHDFLRHIERTRLLIHLVDAGSEDPVADLNVVQQELEAYGHGLVDRPRLLVINKQELVTEEDLPTLRQDLEAASGRPVLCISAAMGTNLDQLLAETWAELGV
- a CDS encoding ABC-F family ATP-binding cassette domain-containing protein, translating into MSLISLVGAAKDFGIRTLFSALDLHIGEGERLGLIGPNGAGKSTLLKVLAGKEPLGEGERRCSPRLRVELVGQESRITPGLTVLEQVLEGCGAKRDLLVRFSALSDAIARDPSNEALMAELGQLSQRMDEEDAWSLEQQCREVLQKLGISDLQRLVDDLSGGYRKRVGLASALVACPDVLLLDEPTNHLDAAAVEWLQSWLDRYPGALVLVTHDRYVLDRVTRRMVEVDRGQARTYQGNYSTFLQHKAEEEASEAASAAKFKSVLRRELAWLRQGPKARSTKQKARLQRIEAMREQKPNQAKAKLEMSGISRRIGKQVIEAEAVGVTADGSAGGRPLLDGFSYSFSPEDRIGIIGPNGSGKSTLLDLIAGRREPTQGRLLLGETVHIGYLDQHTEAFNEGKGLDRKVIEFVEEAASRIDLGGQQVTASQLLERFLFPPAQQHSPLAKLSGGERRRLTLCRMLIQAPNVLLLDEPTNDLDVQTLSVLEDFLEDFRGCVIVVSHDRYFLDRTVDRLFCFDQGRLNRFEGNYSAFLEQQRQEERSQSQASKPSIPKPERSGQTKRDGLRRRNFKENEELAALDQQLPELELKKEELEQQMTQEGADMAKLSLDLAELITRIEQAEERWLELSELAP
- a CDS encoding ABC transporter ATP-binding protein, whose product is MAGVRFEDLSKTFPGRGGSDPVEVIRQLDLTINDGEFLVLVGPSGCGKSTLLRLLAGLDSPTSGEIKIGSRPISDVPPARRNVAMVFQSYALYPHLSVRDNLSFGLRRSQAKSIVQRIQDQAFQATRALPKPLRVRSVREDRIEARVNTIARSLELTELLDRRPKELSGGQKQRVALGRAMARNPEVFLMDEPLSNLDAKLRTSTRQRIVELQRELGTTTVYVTHDQVEAMTMGNRIAVLNQGRLQQLGTPMELYRWPSNIFVAQFIGSPAMSLLPVTVGPNATLILGNKRIQVEGAMVAPLLQREGQNLTAGLRPEHWHLAPATNRNLQAEVSHCERLGNEQILTCRLLDGDQLIQVRGSTEINITAGDAIHLDPDPTGWRLFDADGEAIR
- a CDS encoding endonuclease MutS2, which produces MNPPVASPPTATDLSQGVDRAQQETLELLEWHRVCDHLSGFASTGMGRDAARVQPLPASLEESKQRLAETVEMAVLDDLTEGGLSFRGVQNLEPVVLRCSKGGVASGEELLAVAETLAAARRLRRQTDDPELRPVCTALIETMVTLPELEQRLKFALEEGGRVADRASSALSALRHQWNGLRQERRDKLQELLRRLAPSLQDSVIAERHGRPVLAVKAGAVSQVPGQVHDSSASGSTLFVEPRSVLTMGNKLVELESRIRDEERKVLAELSALVAEEASVLNQVVAVLRALDLALARGRYGRWLGGVEPQLEAASEAPFRFSGLRHPLLVWQHKRADGPPVVPISLEVSPELRVVAITGPNTGGKTVTLKSIGLAALMARAGMLLPCSGQPSLPWCAQVLADIGDEQSLQQSLSTFSGHVKRIGRILEALHRGGSPALVLLDEVGAGTDPSEGTALATALLKALADRARLTIATTHFGELKALKYDDARFENASVAFNPETLSPTYELLWGIPGRSNALAIATRLGLDSDVLHQAQQLLAPGGDGEVNSVIRGLEEQRQRQQAAAEDAAALLARTELLHEELLQRWQKQKQQTAQRQEQGRQRLEQSIRQGQKEVRTLIRRLRDERADGETARKAGQRLRSLEDHHRPTPERRAPKPGWRPSVGDRVRLLALGKAADVLAITDDGLQLTVRCGVMRTTVDLAAVESLDGRKPEPPPKPVVKVQARSVGGGGAQVRTSRNTLDVRGMRVHEAEAAVEECLRCADGPVWVIHGIGTGKLKRGLRAWLDTVPYVERVTDAEQGDGGPGCSVVWVR